The window ACCCGTCATTTTCTTATGTATATTTGGGCTTCAACCTTACAAGAGAACCATTTAACAACAAAACCATACGCAAGGCACTTGCTTATGCAATAAACAAAAAAGAGATAATTGACGGCGTGTTGCTTGGCATGGGAACCCCTGCAACAGGCCCATTCGTGCCACAGCACTGGGCATTTAACACCAAAGTAAAAGATTATCCTTACGACCCATCTTACAGCTTAAAGCTTCTAAAATTATTAGGGTACACACTAAACCCAACCGATGGCTATTTGTGGAAAAACAATAAAAGGTTTGAGTTTGGCATAATTACAAACCAAGGCAACAAAGTGCGCGAACTTAGCGCGCAAATAATTCAGGCACAGCTTAAAAAAATTGGTATAAAAGTAAACATCCGTATAGTTGAGTGGAGCAGTTTTATATCGCAATTTATAAACAAAAAGGACTTTGACACCGTGCTTTTAGGTTGGAGCCTATCTCGCGACCCAGACCAGTTTGTTATCTGGAACTCTAAAATGACAGGGGAAAACCAATACAACTTTGTCAGCTATAATAACCCGGAAGTTGATAAATTATTAAACAAAGGCAGGGAAACATTCAACATCACCCAAAGAAAAGTAATTTACAATAAAATACACGAAATCCTTGCCGACGACCTGCCATACATATTTCTCTATTACCCGCAAGCAATGCCCGTAATACATAAACGCTTTATCGGCCCCGAAGTTGCGCCTGCAGGGTTAGGTTGGAACAGTAATTTTTGGTGGTCACCAAAAGAAAATCAAAAATACAAACTTTCCGGGGACAATTAAATGTTTTCATATATTCTAAAACGCCTGCTTCAAATGGTGCCTATTTTGATAGGCATCACTATAATCACCTTTGCCGCAATGCACTTTGCGCCTGGTAACCCAGCCAGCTTAGCAACCGATATGAACCTAAAAGCATCATCTCAAACGCACGAACGGCTTGTAAAACTTTACGGGTTAGATAAACCATGGTACAAACAATATTTCTCTTGGCTTAAAAGAGTGGCCAAGTTAGATTTTGGCGACTCATTTAAAGATGGCCGCCCAGCCATTAAAAAAATATTTGAACGCTTGCCGGCATCTTTACTTTTAAACTTTTTGTCATTGTTCTTAATTTTCGCAATCGCAATACCTATTGGGGTAATTTCCGCAATCAAACGCAACACACTTACCGACAAAGCATTAACATTTTTTGTTTTTATCGGCTACGCAATGCCAGCTTTTTGGTTTGCGTTATTGCTTATGCTGCTTTTTGGCTTAAAATTGGGGTGGCTGCCAATATCCGGGTTACACTCAATAAATTACTCGGATTTAAACTTTATAGATAAAGTTTTAGATGTATCAAAACACCTAATATTGCCCGTATGTGCAAGTGCTCTAACCGGCATGGCATCACTTGCCCGCTACACACGAACAAGTATGATAGAGGCACTTAGCCAAAACTTTATAAAAACTGCTTACGCAAAAGGATTAAGCGAAAATAAAATAATTTTCAGGCATGCCTTAAGAAATGCACTACTTCCAATAATTACAATTGCAGGCCTATCGTTGCCGGCACTAATTGGAGGGGGTTTTATATTTGAAACAATATTTGCCTATCCCGGAATGGGGCGTCTTGGTTTTGAGGCAATAATGGCAAGAGATTACCCTGTAATAATGGCAACCGCCACTATTGCTGCGTTTCTTACACTAATTGGCAACCTGCTTGCCGATATATCCTACTTTATTGCAGACCCTCGCATAAGGCATGGTGGAAAATGAAAAATAAACTTGCCCTATTGGGAGCGCTTTGCATAGTCATATTAATTTTACTTGGAGCATTTGCCCCTCTCATTGCTCCAAAACGCCCCGACGAGCAAAACATAACAGAACGCATAAAAGCTCCGTCGTCAAAGCATATTCTTGGAACCGATGACCTCGGGCGAGATGTTTTATCACGAATGCTTTATAGCGCGCGAATATCCCTAAGCGTTGGCATAGTTGCGGTGCTGATAGCCATAACCCTTGGCACACTTATTGGAATGTTAAGCGGTTATTTCGGCGGCGTCACAGATTCAATTTTAATGCGTTTTGTAGATGTAATGCTGTGTTTTCCTACTTTCTTTCTATTGCTAATGGTACTTGCTTTTTTAGAGCCAAGCATACTAAATGTAATAATTGTAATTGGCCTTACCGCATGGCCGGGCCTTGCAAGAATAGTGCGTGCGGAAGTACTAAGCATAAAACAACGCGATTTTATAAACGCTTCAAAACTGCTTGCCACAAGCAAAACAAGAATTTTTTTAATGCATATATTGCCAAATGTAATTGGTCCAATTTTAGTTGCGGCAACACTTGGTGTTGGCGATGCTATACTTGCAGAGTCGGGGTTATCGTTCCTTGGGCTTGGGGTACAGCCGCCCGATGCCTCTTGGGGGCAAATATTAAGTGCCGGCAAAGAATACATACACATTGCATGGTGGCTTTCAGTTTTTCCGGGCGTTGCAATACTAATTACGGTGCTCTCGTTTAATTTGCTTGGCGAGGGAATTCGCGAGAAGCTAAACCCTAAAAAATAATTTATGAATATTTTAGAAATCAAAAACCTATCAGTAACCTACATTCAATTTGATGGCAGCGTGCTCAAGGCCCTTGATGATGTTACCCTTGACATTGTAGCAGGGCAAACACTCGCCATAGCTGGGGAATCGGGCTCTGGCAAAAGCACCTTGGCACTTGCGATATTGGGACTAATAAACAACTTTGGCGGTAAAATAACCTCAGGTAATATCTTATTTGAGGGCTTAGATTTGCTTGCAGTAAATAAAAATATTCTGCGCACTGTGCGCGGCGGTAAAATTGCAATGGTTTTTCAAGACCCATATTCATCATTAAACCCGGTCCTAACCATTGGACTACAAATAACCGAAACAATTCAAGCTCACAACAAAAAGCTATCCAATAAAGAAGTTATTAATCTGGCTTTAGAAACTCTTGAGATTTGCTCAATAAAAGAAAGTATAAGAATATTTAACTCCTACCCGCACCAAATTTCAGGCGGGCAAAGGCAACGCGTGGCAATTGCAATGGCAATATGCAACAACCCACAAATTTTAATTGCCGACGAAGTCACAACCGCGTTAGATGTAACCACACAAAAAGAAATAATGGACCTCTTGGATTCTCTTAAAACAAAGCTAAATATGTCTATACTTTTAATAACGCATAACCTCGCGCTCGCCTTTAAACGAAGCCAGCGCACTGCAATAATGCAAAACGGCAAAATTATAGAACTGCAAGACACACCCCAATTATTTTTGCAACCACAAAATATTTACACAAAACTACTTATAAACTCAACACCGGTGCTCGGTAAAAAAATTGGCACAAACTAAAATGAACAAGTTATTATTTTTACAAAACATCTCAAAAACATTTCAACAACAAAATATATTCGGCACAGAAAAACATACTGTTGCTGCGTTAGACAACGCCACAATATCTGTAGATTATGGCGAAATAGTTGGAATTGTCGGGGAATCTGGTTCTGGCAAAAGTACTCTGGCAAAAATAATTTGCGCGCTTGTAAAAGCCGACAACGGAAGCATAGAAATAGAAGAAAAAAACTCAAATATCATAACTGCCACTGAGTTATCCAAAATAGTTCAAATGATATTTCAAGACCCAGCAAACTCACTTAGCCCGCGAATGCGCATTAAAACAACACTTGAAGAGGCAATACTTTCAACACCCAAAAATAAACGCGCGCCGAAGCTTCAACATGTTTTAAACCTTGTTGGTCTTGATAATACTTGCCTATATAAATACCCGCACCAACTTTCAGGCGGGCAAGCCCAACGAGTAGCCATTGCGCGCGCACTGCTTAAAAACCCAAAACTTATAATTGCCGACGAGGCAATATCATCGGTAGATGTTTCTATGCAAAACCAGCTGCTTAGCTACTTTAAGTTTTTAAAAGATAGTCAAAAT is drawn from Endomicrobiales bacterium and contains these coding sequences:
- a CDS encoding ABC transporter permease — translated: MFSYILKRLLQMVPILIGITIITFAAMHFAPGNPASLATDMNLKASSQTHERLVKLYGLDKPWYKQYFSWLKRVAKLDFGDSFKDGRPAIKKIFERLPASLLLNFLSLFLIFAIAIPIGVISAIKRNTLTDKALTFFVFIGYAMPAFWFALLLMLLFGLKLGWLPISGLHSINYSDLNFIDKVLDVSKHLILPVCASALTGMASLARYTRTSMIEALSQNFIKTAYAKGLSENKIIFRHALRNALLPIITIAGLSLPALIGGGFIFETIFAYPGMGRLGFEAIMARDYPVIMATATIAAFLTLIGNLLADISYFIADPRIRHGGK
- a CDS encoding ABC transporter permease, producing MKNKLALLGALCIVILILLGAFAPLIAPKRPDEQNITERIKAPSSKHILGTDDLGRDVLSRMLYSARISLSVGIVAVLIAITLGTLIGMLSGYFGGVTDSILMRFVDVMLCFPTFFLLLMVLAFLEPSILNVIIVIGLTAWPGLARIVRAEVLSIKQRDFINASKLLATSKTRIFLMHILPNVIGPILVAATLGVGDAILAESGLSFLGLGVQPPDASWGQILSAGKEYIHIAWWLSVFPGVAILITVLSFNLLGEGIREKLNPKK
- a CDS encoding ABC transporter ATP-binding protein codes for the protein MNILEIKNLSVTYIQFDGSVLKALDDVTLDIVAGQTLAIAGESGSGKSTLALAILGLINNFGGKITSGNILFEGLDLLAVNKNILRTVRGGKIAMVFQDPYSSLNPVLTIGLQITETIQAHNKKLSNKEVINLALETLEICSIKESIRIFNSYPHQISGGQRQRVAIAMAICNNPQILIADEVTTALDVTTQKEIMDLLDSLKTKLNMSILLITHNLALAFKRSQRTAIMQNGKIIELQDTPQLFLQPQNIYTKLLINSTPVLGKKIGTN
- a CDS encoding ATP-binding cassette domain-containing protein, with amino-acid sequence MNKLLFLQNISKTFQQQNIFGTEKHTVAALDNATISVDYGEIVGIVGESGSGKSTLAKIICALVKADNGSIEIEEKNSNIITATELSKIVQMIFQDPANSLSPRMRIKTTLEEAILSTPKNKRAPKLQHVLNLVGLDNTCLYKYPHQLSGGQAQRVAIARALLKNPKLIIADEAISSVDVSMQNQLLSYFKFLKDSQNMAILFITHDISAASSIADRIIVMKDGRIVEQGQTQELINNPTCAYTKNLIDSIPKMTRD